The following proteins are co-located in the Pyxidicoccus trucidator genome:
- a CDS encoding YciI family protein, whose protein sequence is MTPSSNPGEDAMRFMVMHKMTEEMEQGLPPSPAIIEGIGKLVEEGAKEKVFVSGEGLKPSSQRVHIAYKNGKRTLTNGPFTDARELVAGFALMRARSKEEAISWCDKFAAVLGDVELFMGPVNEAWDLGLMPKPENAPLRFLLMHKLDERSETEAPPAPPLMAKLGALIDEMTKAGVLQATGGLASTKKGARIRYEGGKRTVLDGPFTESKELIAGYAILDVPSKAAAIEWALRFGEIVTVNEIEVRQLSEG, encoded by the coding sequence ATGACGCCAAGCTCGAACCCAGGAGAAGACGCGATGCGATTCATGGTCATGCACAAGATGACGGAAGAGATGGAGCAGGGCCTCCCGCCGTCTCCAGCCATCATCGAGGGCATCGGCAAGCTGGTTGAAGAGGGTGCGAAGGAGAAGGTCTTCGTCTCGGGCGAAGGGCTCAAGCCTTCGTCGCAGCGGGTGCACATCGCCTACAAGAACGGCAAACGCACGCTCACCAACGGCCCCTTCACCGACGCCAGGGAGCTCGTGGCCGGCTTCGCGCTCATGCGCGCACGCTCGAAGGAGGAGGCGATCTCCTGGTGCGACAAGTTCGCGGCCGTGCTCGGCGACGTGGAGCTCTTCATGGGTCCGGTCAACGAGGCGTGGGACCTTGGCCTGATGCCGAAGCCGGAGAACGCGCCACTCCGCTTCTTGTTGATGCACAAGCTGGACGAACGCTCGGAGACTGAAGCGCCGCCAGCTCCGCCGCTGATGGCGAAGCTGGGCGCGCTCATCGACGAGATGACGAAGGCGGGCGTCCTCCAGGCAACCGGCGGGCTCGCGAGCACGAAGAAGGGCGCGCGTATCCGCTACGAAGGCGGCAAGCGCACCGTGCTCGACGGGCCATTCACGGAGTCGAAGGAGCTCATCGCCGGCTACGCGATCCTCGACGTGCCGTCGAAGGCAGCCGCAATCGAGTGGGCGCTGCGTTTTGGCGAGATCGTGACGGTGAACGAGATCGAGGTCCGGCAGCTGTCGGAGGGGTGA